The sequence GCGTGGCTGCAaaaactgtgaacgaggtgctTAAAAAAGGATGCAGTTTTTTTCAGGTAAGTTTTATTATTTCGTTTATTCATTTCTGGCTCGTCGGGATTGGTCCTGGTTTTAAAGCATTCCTAATTTGAACATAAATAAATTGACCTAAATCTCCCAGAGCTAAAGAGTCATCgtaaaaattatttcaatcCCATGTAATTGAATAATCCCCGCGGACAAAGATGGTAAAAAGGGAGTTCTGTtctcacacaataaaaaaaattccaaacacGTCGGAAGATTAAATTAAAACGAGgagagacattaaaaaaaacccaaacatctaCCACCTAACCCTAGTGTGTATTATAGTCACCTTAAAAAAGAACGTGTCCATCTTTGTGTCATATGTTAccattgttttcttgtgtagCTGTGACTGCGTGCTTTTGCTTCATCAATGGTTGGATAAATGTTTCCCTTTAGGGATTATaatcaaacacaatttaatgCATTGAATCTACTATTGTGTACTCTTAAATATGTTCTCATTTCCAGCTGCCACTGTCTGGGGCACATCTCTGTTTGTATGCTGATGGGACAAAAGTTACAGAAGAGTTCTTCCAGACTCTACCAGACAACACTGAACTAGTTCTTCTCTCCAGAGATCAGACATGGAGTGGCGGAGGTGACTAAATAAACCTACAGCTAcatcaatgtgtttttattggttcTATGTCACATGTCCTACACGTTTTGATTCAAATACTGCTCTGCTTCTGATTTCAGTTGTCTATGACATTGGTCAGTTACTGAACACAGGCTTACACAGTGATGGGCTCATTCAAGCGGCAAAGAGGCTCCTGTCTGATGAGCGGAGTCCCAAGAGGCGTAAAATCTTAACGGACCTGCTGCTGAACCTGGAGGACAGATCTGAGTTGGAGAGCAGaaaggaggatgaagactggTTCAAAGGTACAAAGTCCTTGGTTTATGAGACATCGTTGTTATATTTTCCCATATTTACTACCTGCCGATTTATTGTGTTGACAGCAGTTTTGAAGAAAGACAAGACTGTCTGTTTCTGCTATGATTTCagcacaaaaaatgaaataacctTGAGCTGAGTTTTGTTATGTAATGTTATTCAACAATGTGAAGGAAGGGAGGTTACTGGATTTAATGTAATGAGCAGAGGGTTATGAAATTTTACTTTTAGCCACCCCAAGAACAAGGTAATGCTCAGAGTCTGAgagaagtacagtacagtacagtatcatCCAAGTGACAACGGTCATGCTGTGTTGTCAGAAACCTTACAGCCTGCTTTGGCTTTCTATGTTCGGTGCTGTGGTCTGAACCCTGTCAAGTGATGTGTTTGATGTCTttgcatgaaaacatgaaactgTGCTATCAGCCCCTTATCAGTTGCCCAGGGCACAGGCTCCTGTAGTAATAAGACTGTTGTGAAAACAAGGCGCAGCAAGCCAGATAGGATAACAAACTTTTATTGTTTCTAGGGAGAATATTTTGATCCAAAAACTTCAGAAATCTCCACAGCAAAGCTTCCCTGATTTCAAACAGTCTTGTAACTTCCCAAAATTGTCAATTCACTTTGTACAGTTATTGGTCAGCTTTTTATGTGTGATGGCATCCagttgcacttttttttttcattttgatgaagCATGTGcaactctttttttatttttttatatttttttattttaaaagagcaCTTTCAAATGACAATGTCATATTCTGTTACTTAGAGCCTCAATCACATATACCATATATACAAtgatattataaaaataatcacaGATCTCCTGATTAAGTTTTTGTGTTGCTCTTTTAAGTTTTTTAATACTCTATGTGTTTATCAGTGTGaagtatttacaaaaaaaaacaacttaggAAGCTGTCATATATAAagcaaagggggaaaaaaggaaaattatatataaaaataaaattaataaaaaaacaaacaatctcAACAACACCTAGGTAATTTTCCTGACCTTTTTCCAATAATTTAGGAGAAGTCCCGTCTTATAGGTTTGATATACTCAGTCCATTTACTCCACATTTTGTAAGATCTGTCCTTTTGGACTTTGAGGGAGTATGACAGCCGCTCCATTACATACAATTCATAAATAATATCAATCCATTCATCTATTGTGGGTACAAAGGGTTTCAGCCAGTTTCTTGTGATAACTTTTTTGCTTCCGGCTAGAAGAATTTGAAACaactttttatctttatttttccatccgTCAAGTTGAATTTCTCCCATATAAACTGCAACGAAGGTAAAAGGAATACTTACTCCAAATATATTGTTAATATGTTTGTGGATTTCCTGCCAGTAAAGAACGATGACTGGACAGTTCCAGAAAACATGATAGTGATCAGCATCATCTCTCCCACATTGTCTCTAGCAGCTGGAACCCCCTCCCACATGTCTCTTTTGTGTAATAAAAAGGTGTAATAAAAAACCTGGAAATATTCTTCCAACAGAATTCACTCCATGTTGTCGAGCATGTTGAAGTCCATTGCATGAGACATATTCTGTTCCAAGCATCCTCTGTTATAATCAAATTGccttctttttcccttttttttttaatataccaGGTATTTTTGGATTTAGGATGAAGTAGTACTTTGTATAGTTCAGAGATAATGTTAGTACATGGAGATTCTGATACTgacaaaagaaatttcaggattcCCGTTTCTGTTTTATCTAAATTTGGTCTCAGGTTTTGATTAAAATAGTTTCTAACTTGAAGGTATTTATAGAAATCTCTTTGTTCAAGGTCATATCTTTTCTTTAGGTATTCGAAGCTATGGAATGTCCCCTCCTTAGTAAATGAAAGATAAGTTGTTAGACCTTTAGCAGCCCAGTTTTTAAATCTGCCATCACATCTGTTTGGAATGAATGCGGTGTCATAAGCACACCATCGCAACAGTTTAATGGAGTCATTTAGATTGCAAGTTTTCAGTTTCCTGCCAGGTTCTTAATAATACCGTATGTCCAGGGGTTGCTTATGTTCAGCTTTTTCTTTATAAGTTCATTATCCGCAATAATTGCTTCAATAGGTATCCATTTTAATAGatcttttttaatgtctttcctGAATAAACTGGGGTACACAAGCAAACCAGTGGTCTCAACTGAGCTGCTAAATAATAATCTTTTAAGGAGGGGAGACCCATACATCCACTCTCTTTACTTAGTTGTGAGGGCTTTAACTTGATCCTGGGTTTTTTCCCTTGCCATAAATACCTGGATATCACCACATCCCATTCCTTGAATTGTTTGGTTGGAATTGATACTGGAAGGTTTTGGAAAAGATAAAGCAATCTCGGCAgtatattcattttaatggaTTCCACCCTGGAACTTAAACTCAAGAAAGGGATAACATTCCAACGCCAAATATCAGATTTCAACTGGGAATTTAAGGGGTTataatttaaatcaaacaattttGTGATATCCTTTGTTAGGTTTACCCCTAGGTATCTAATTGATTCCGCATcccatttcattttgtatttgctTCTGATGTGATTAGGTGTGTTATAGTTAAgtgattatttgtgttttttgtatatTAAGTTTATATCCTGAGCACAACCAATATTGTTCTAGCAGGTCCATCAGCTTTGGAAGTGACTGCGTAGGTTGTGATTtatgaaaacaacatttttctaAAACTTTATACAAATAGGACCACCTGACCGAATCAAAAGCCTTTTCGGCATCAAGGCTAATAATGGCTGCTTCTATTACTTGTTCAGTAATCTGATCTATTACATGCAAAGTTCTCCTAATGTTATCCTGTCTTTGTCTTACCAGCCAGTTTGGTCAAAATGAATTAGTTCTGGTAATATGTTTTCTATTCTGTTGGACAGGATAGTTGTAAATAATTTATAGTCTATATTCAACACACTAATTGGTCGATAATTGCTGCACTCCAACTTATCTTTTCCATCCTTTGGCAATACAGAAATAATGGCATGTCTCCAGGAGACCggaatttctttcttcttcaacaCCCAATTGAAAGTTCTCAATAATACTGGAGTCAGTGTTTCTTTCATAGTCTTGCACCACTCAGAGGTAAATCCATCTGTGCCCGGTGACTTTCCTGTTTTCAATTTACTTATTGCTGCATTTAATTCTCCTATTTTTATTCCAGacaataatttgtcattttgttcGTTGGTGACGGTAGGTAAATTAAGAGTggttaaaaatgaatcaatctGAAGATCGTTATTCATTTTTGGCTGAGAGTACAATGATTTTtataatacatttcaaaacTTTGCTGAATTCTCTCAGTATTTGTGTCAATGTTCCTCAAGTAAGGATTTCTTATTTTGTATATTGAATTGTCTGCTTGTTGTTGACGTAATCTGTTAGATAGGAGTTTGAGAGATTTTCCACCGGCTTCATAATAACGTTGTTTTGTAAATAACAGcattttctgtatttctaaAGAATTGATTTAAtatatttcctcttttattttattcatttttgatcTAGTTTCTTTATTCAGAGTCTCTACGTGGTCTCTTTGCAATTCCTTCAATTTCCCGTCTAAATTAACAAGCCTTTTctgagtttcttttcatacGACGCGATAGCTATTTATTTCCCTCTGAGTACTGCTTTAAGCGCATCCAAGAGCATAGATGGTGTCACCTCCCCGTTATCATTCAGCTCTCGATATGTTTTGATTtcctttctaatttttttccttaatttgtGGGTTATTTAGAAGATTTGAATGAAGGCGCCAAGGTAATGATCTTAGTTCATTATCTAGATGTATTGACATGTAGATGGGACTATGGTCAGATAAGGTAATCGGACCGATGTTACATTATCCTATTCTGTGAAAGTTTTTGCCAAAGGTGAAAAAGTAGTCTATTCTGGAGTAAACTGCATGAGGTGAGGAGAAGTCAGTAAAATCTCGGCCGGAAGGTTACATTTCTCTCCAAACATCGATAATCCCCACTTCTTTCATCAAGTCATTTACTTTCTTACTGATAACCTTTGAATCAGACTTTCCATTAGAAGAGTTTAATCTGGAATTCAATCAAATGTTGAAGTCCCCTCCACAGATTAAAGTGCCCTGGCTTTTTGTAGTCATCATTTCAAATATGTTCTTATAAAATAACCAGTCACTTCCCGGGGAGATATAAGCATTCAGGAGAGTTATTAAAACTCCGTTAGCTCTCCCAGTAACCAAAACAAATCTTCCTTCCTTATCCCTAATTTCTGACACATGTTCATATTTAACTAGACCAGATATCAATATGGCCACTCCCCTGCGACGTCCTGATTTATGagatgaataaatgcatttaaaaccCATTTTATTTAGCTTATTATGCTCTGTATCACTCAAATGTGTTTCCTGTAGGAAAGCGATatgaatttcttctttttttaatctggacAAAATTTTCCCTCCTTTGATTGGACTATGTATACTGTTGACATTTAAAGAGGCtacttttaaagttttaccttGCATGAGTGTAAACAAGAATCaatcttcagaactgaagaaacctcttggatgagaggcaaaataTCTTCatgaaactttcttaaagtccagtggattgattttaacatCTTTGGAAACTATGACCTggataacagacagacagataacagACATCTTTTCTAAGAGAGGCTATCTGAAAATGTGTACCGTTCTCTATTTCAGACATGCTTTCCTTGTGGGTGTTCAGATCAACTCAGCATGTTTCCCTTCCGACATGTTCTGACAACATGCCGTATGAGCTTCTTATCTAGCTTGTTCAAGCTCTTACTGGATCATGAAGGAGAGTTCACACACTGGGTGACTTCGTTTGGTCTTTACTTTGAGAGAGCACATGGACCTAAAATTATTCGTTCATATGATCCCAAGAaaattcttgaaaaaaacatgtttgttgaaCCTCAGTATTTTTGATGACCTTGTTAATTAGAATAAAATAGGTATTGCCACCGTATcatttttatgtaatatttaaGATGGTATTTCAGCAAACGTATTAGTTAATTCCTTTAAATGATTCACCATACAATTAAATGTGACTCCAGATTGAGTACCTGAGTTTAATTTCAGGCATTGATGCTCGATTCAAGACAAAGTCTTCCTACATGAAGTTCAACTGTGAAGGCAGGATACGAGGCTACATGAAAGAGGTGAAACTGTTCCTTCTATCAGTACATTTTCAGACTTTTGCCTTTCTCTAAAACAGTTGGGTCTTCTGTTTGTTCTCAGGTTCTTGATACCTCCAAAGCTGTAGAGAATGATAAAGTAAGGGCCGAGTGTGTGAAAACATCAGAGTGTCTGGTGGAAATGCTGAAAAGTGTGAGGTACAACGGCCGCTACTTTGACAGGATGGAGAATGCACCAGATTGCTTCTGTACTAAGGAAGGCTGGTTTACTTGTCAGGTATTACAGAAAGAACACGTCTTCCCAAGTATTCAAAAACTGAATGTGGTGTGACTTCAATAGAACTGGAGCCATTTTTTGACACGTCTTCTCTTCTGCCTCCTCAGGGATCCTTTGACCAGGACCATTGTCTGTCTCTTCACTCCATTAACCCTTACAGCAGCAAAGAAAGCCGGATTGTCTTCAGCACATGGAATCTAGACCACAGGTAGGACCGCAGAAAAGTGAATTATCCTTAATTAACATGGTGCGTTTGCCTACCCTGTGCACATTTGATCATTCAGAAAATAAAGTACAAGTTACAGGTGTCATTAATATTAGTGATGCTCTGTTACATTCATACATTGCCATACGGTGACAGCAAAACAACAGGATCCTGGAATCCcgttattcatttttaaaaaatatattttacctcAGCTTAAGTGTGATGTTTTCAGAGCTGTTTAAGTGAATCCAAAAAAATAGTACCACACATACCCTATTTTCAAAAGGGAATGGGTGTGTCCAGAAGATAGTGTGGattcatgatttttatttttttttaagaatccCAGTTCCTCTCAGAACAGGCCATCCTGTCTCACAGGTGAACTACATTTATTGCTGAGGCAGTGTAAATGTAAGAGCCTCTATCGAGGATAGAAGTAAGTTCATATCTTCGGGCAAAGCCTCCACCTCATTTAGAAAAGCACGAAAAATTATTTGTCTGgttattaccttttttttttttgtgaagtgGTCTCGTTTAAACAATATTTGGGTGTCCTGAAGCAGCTTTCAGTAAAAGCAAATTTGCATTGGCATCAAttcatgaacacaactgtaaaaCTATCTCTTCATGTTGTCCAGGATTGAAAAGAAGCGGACAATCATTCCGACACTGATGGAAGCTCTACAGAATCACAAGAGCAAAGTTATCAACCTGGACTACTTCTACCGCCTGCTGTTCACCAAAGAGAACCTGAAGCTGGTTCACATAGTCTGTCACAAGAAAGGAGCTCACAATCTGATGTGTGATGAAGACCAGGTTTTTATTCCAACCAGCAGCACAGACAAAGGAAGGAggactaaaaagaaaaagagacgcTTGCagtgactgtttttatttttttttaaagttaattatCAGATATGACAATTTATTGCAGTGAACTGTTCTGTGAACTTGTGCCTCAGAGACATTGCAGAATGACTGGATCAACGACAAGATTACTTTTTTAcagcaaaaatgttttaagtgtATTGTAATATTTATGGGCCAATGCAGCCTGAGCTTTCATAGAATATCAGCAGTTTGTCAGacacaatgacacaaacatCTTGAAATCATGGGAAaaatttatttgttcattatgTTAACAAAGATATGAATGCATGACATGATTATAATGGCAGCTCAAGGTATAAGGCATTAACTCAGCCAGAAAAATggatgattatgaaaagattttTGCATAAATAAGGCaacaaaaatatagaacatTCAACTGGATGGTCAGAGCAATCAGCTATGTACAACATATCACTAGACGTGAACAGCACAAGTGCAATTAATGTTAAACTCcaagtttgacatttttcagtCAGGTTTAATTATCCTGTTCAATTATGTTTTAATTCTAGTTTTCATTCGGATATGGGTGGGAATTGATTAACCATGTACAGAAAtgtgtcattcagctgccaaaaAAGTGTGCACACAAAAAGATGTGTGGAGAAGACACTTGGTGAATAATGGCTCATTCATCTATCAATGAATTTCTGATATTAAACGACCTGCTGTCTAGGACAAGTCTCTTCATAGCATCTGTACAATCTGGAGCCAAAACATGTAATTATAAAGTTTCCAAACTTCTGTGTTAATATTCTATACCATGGAATTTGGATCTTTGCATGCATCCtcaaaaaaaagcttttaaggACTCTTTCCTTATCCTGATTTGGCACATCTCTCAAGGCTAATCTCAGCCTCAAATGATGAGAATGCAGAATGATCAGTATAAATAAAGTGACAACTTACCCTGAAGACTAGACTACAGAGCAGAACTGAAAACAATGGAGGCTAAAACAAACACCACTGCATGTTATGTTAACCCTACGAGACTATTTTAACAGTACCAGGACAAATGTTATGGTTTAATACAATTGGGCATTTTCTGTTTGGACGGTTGGTCAAGTCAATCCATACATTTGTAGATGAACCACAAAGAACTCGCTGTTAAAGTGTCAAAAGCATGGCAGGGTACTGCAGGCAAATAATAGGCAAATGAAATTCAGCCATAATGATAATCTGTCTATAAGAATGGTCAGCTAACAAAATATTCAGAAGTCTCACATCTCAAGGGGTCGGTTTTAACACCTGACTCCTGAGCACAATCTCACGTTTTATACAGAAATATGCTTTAGGTTTTAATGAGTGCAGCGTCTGAATAGGTAGTTTAATGCGGCTGATTTTCTAAAGTGCTGATAGGCACAACTTGAGTCCACAGTCATTAATCACCCTGTGTACTCCCATTGTCAACTTCCTCTTCATTGCTATCCTCTCGCGCATAGTAATGTCTTCGTCGCCTTCTCTCCCTCTGGAAGCAGCCCGAAGTTGTTGACGGTCTTTGAGGGAAATCCTGCAGGAAGACAACGTTGTTTGTAAGTGATTCAGAACAGATACATCCCCTTACTCTTCAAAACAAGCTCAAACTGCAGCAAAGGTTTCATGAATCATTActtaaatgttacttttattagTGACGTGGTGAAGATCATAGTACATACAATTGTCTTTAATGGAGATCAAACAAAATGCTTCACCTGTACAACCTCCAAGTTTCCAAAGAATTGCTCCACTGGAAGAATCTGATTACTGTCATCATCTGGGAACAGGTTTTTCCCCATGTCTTCACACTCGATGTCCCCAGAATCCTGTTTTTCCAAAGTGCCATTGACCTTGCAGCTGTCCAAATCCACCTTTATTCTCAGCTCATTTTCTTTGCCCTCCCATTCTTCAAGCCCTGATGATGCTGAGCATTTCGTCCTGCTTGCAGACTGGTGGCAGTTACAGGTGATGGGATTTCTCTCCAAACCGTCTGCATCTGCTTTACTGTAACCACTGAATGCTGTGCTGCTCTCTCCTGCAAAGTTCATCCTTGGACTCATACTTCTGGTAGACACCTGGTGACGCTAAACGAATGAAAGAAGTTTATGGCAAAGCTGATGTAAACCACAATCAAAAGTCTTTGTTCTCAAACCAGCAGAgtaacatagatagatagatactttattaatcccggaggaaattgcatttgtAAAGATGCAAGATGTGCATTTGACACTGTCAAACCACAGTTCTCAGGGGTACTTTCAATATAGCcacttacaaaataaaacaagtagTCGCTATCCATTGGTTTTATTATACAGGCTACTCTCTCCTTTATTCCATATGTTTATATTATATACAAACCTTTCTGGTGCTTTTGACTCCAGAGCTCGCCTTCCTCTTTCTGGACTTCAACCGATTAAATTGACCAGGCATCTgcataaagaggaaaaaaaatgatgtaagCCCAGTCCCAAGTAACAAGAAAACAAGCACTTCATTGTACTTCAAgtaagaaggagaaggaggtggcTGTCATTGTCACAGGCTGCGACTCTTAAATAAACAACTACTTAGTAGAGTGTTGTCTCCGAGTTCCTTGATTAAGACATATTTCAATCCTGTATGCAGTAATACCGTTACATACGTGTTTTTTGAGTTACAAATTGTCGTTcagttcatatttttgttccgACATACAAGCGAAAATCCGAGTTATGAGTCGTACTTCAAACACAACCACTCTTGGGTCCATGGATAGAACATCAGCTGAGATGGCATCTTGATCCTTTCCATGTGTTGCCCACAGAGTGCTCGTGTGTGCGCTCATGACTTTTGTGCTGCTTTTCATACCTAATCACTGTTTACTTAGCAGATTATATAAATTAGTTATGCACAGGAagagtatgcatgtctattggtagatgtttttttacaaggctaGAATGGAttgaaaatatttgttatttaaaatggtgaaaatttgtttgacttatgagtagtttgacttacaagctcagtcacggaatgaattaactcgtatctcaaggtactactctATTTCCAAAAGTACAGCCTTGTGCAAGTTCAGGTGGAATAGACGGCAGAGTCCtatcctcacctatggtcatgcgCGATGGGTCAttaccgaaagaacgagattgtgGATACAAGTGGTGGAAATGGGCATTCTCAGTCGGATAGCTGCTGTCTCCCTTAGAGACAGGGTGAGGAACACCGTtattcgcgaggggctcagagtagggTCACTGGTCCTCTGTgtcgaaaggagtcagctgaggtggtttgggcatctggtgtggatgcctctgGGGCGCCCCcgtagggaggtgttcctggcacgtccaagtgggaggagacctcagggcagacccaggaccaggtgtaGGGATTATATCACaatggcctgggaacgccttgggatcccccaatCAGAGCTAGTGGATGTGGACAGGGAAGTTTGGAGATCCCTCTTGAAGCTGCCGCCACTGCGACCCGACTCCGGAAAAGAGGTggaagacggatggatggatggatggataaacagCAGAGCACCAACCAACTACAGGCCAATATCTCTCCTGCTATTCATTAGTAAAATCCATGACATTagttttaaatttactttttttaataaaagaaaatactatCCTGGACGGCTGAAGGACACAGAAcatagatgaaaaaaaattatagtacAATAATCAGCAACCTTAGACTAAACTCTGATGATGTAGGAATTTCTCATGCATACATGATCCTAAACTAGGAGCTACAGAACTAACTCCACTGTTGGCCTCCTGTCTACAGGAGTAGATTAATCATCGACTACTGGTTTTTTATGATTCTCAGAAACAGATGAAAGAAATAtagaacatccatccatccatccatcaatcttctGAAGCGCTCTATCCGCTGGCATCAgctttataattattttatattgcaTCTTCGATCGCATTTTAACGTGTATTAATTCCCATTATTGCGTATTCATGTATCCATCTCTTAGTTACTCTTCAAATATAAAGTTTGCATTCATCCCCCCCGAGTCTACCACTCGACTATCTGATCCGAAAGCTCAGCTGAACATGACGCCATGAGTCCAGAATACAGCACATTGTTTACGTTACACTGGCAGGTTTTAGACATGCACAGGCTGCGAATTCACGTTCACAGGCCATATCCGCTAAACGCAGGAGATTAATCTTCTAACAAATACATTGAATACCGAGGATAGCCAAATCTGGGGTGGCGAGAAAGACCTCTCCAGTCACAAAACCAATCGACACAACACCAATCTGAGTGTGAACAGCAACATTACCGTACGGGTTAGGGGGAAAGCTAGCATCGGCTAGCGAGATGGCTGCCAGTGCTAACAGACGTTACAGCAGCTTCCCGTTTGTATAACAAACTAGCTAAACTCTTACCTTGTGTGTCATTTGCCGGTGAAACGCTGTAGTTTTCACGAGGTATAAAATTTTGGTTTTTAGCTTGCTCGACAGTAGCTTTCAAGCTAATCAGCTTTGGCTACCCAGCGACAAATGGCTGACTGGAATTTAAGGCTAAAGTGTGACGTCATCGCCCGCGTGTATTTCCTGTTGCTTAGGTTCATTCAGGGGTCAAACAGGGTCATCCGACAATTCCATCCGCGCAGCACCAACGTTTTACCTCACATGATGATTATTTTACACATGTTTAAAACGGGACAAACGGCGGTATTCATCGGTGTGAGAGTCCCATGattttgtcaggaaaaaaatatttgttctaAATGGACGTTGTCTTTCTCAAAACGTCACTGCTTATTCGACCGAGCTCAACATGTGGACTTTATCCCACATTACATGTCAGTCTACGACCAACTGCGCTTTTTTGAGAAGAATGCTCAAAGAATGCTCTTATTTTGATTTAGAAAGGATTTACTTTAATATGGTCATGTAAAGGGcttcaggataaaaaaaaaaagtatataaaatgtCCACAAGAGGACGCTGGTGGTTCTCGTATCCTCTTGAGGTGCAGCGTTGTCTCCTTCAGCGATCTGGTTTCTTTGTTCAGCTGCTTGTTTGTTCACAAGATATTTTGAGAAACTGTCAAGAGATTTTTATGCCATTTCAAGTAGCTTCAGATATTAGACCAAAAAGTATTAACTTAGATATAACTTTTTTCTTGGTAACAGGAATACCTGTACGACCCAGGGGAATGGGCGGAAGCTATATAAGCACGATGGTAGCAACGATGTCGCTCTTTCTCTACCGTCGGCAGCAGACGTCACATGCTATGGGTTAGTGCGGCGGTGGACACACGCCTGAGCCACACCTCAGTGTGATCAAGTCCCCGGATGAAGCCAGAATTATCCACAAACGCGATGACTGTCACTGTTCTTTCCTTATTATTTTAGAGTTACTggcctttgttttatttccctatttattgttcaatttttattttatctgacacATTACGAGGGCAGAGGTATCATCACCTGCACCAACAGGTACAACTATTTAAGTGGAAGAATCAAGGGAGGGTGCATGGCTCCATTTATCTAGTGACCCTTCTGTTCATCTTTTTGAGTCATTGCCTTACCTATTCTATATTTTATGGTTTGGAGTGCCTTGCCTGTTAATTGGCATCACAACGTGCATTGTGTTGTGTCCGCAGTGACTCccagtattttattgtgtgtattGGGCACTAGATTGTGAAGCCTTTGGGTACTTTCGCACGAACTACCACTGATTATAAGCCTTTGTGTGGGGCCAGTACCTGTCGGATGTTTTATCCTGTGTGGCTCTAGGCTTGTCTCATTTTCCTGCCCTGTAATTTTAAGTGTCagacttttaattgttttgactCATGTTTTAACTCTGTAACCTGttgtaataaattataaattccGTTTTTCACTGCCAGCCTCTTGTTCCGTTTGTTCTGGACACTGACCTGTGTATCCAGTGGGTAGATtgaatttagtatttata is a genomic window of Antennarius striatus isolate MH-2024 chromosome 2, ASM4005453v1, whole genome shotgun sequence containing:
- the dffb gene encoding DNA fragmentation factor subunit beta isoform X2 — encoded protein: MFELFRKNKPVKIRSCNENRKYGVAAKTVNEVLKKGCSFFQLPLSGAHLCLYADGTKVTEEFFQTLPDNTELVLLSRDQTWSGGVVYDIGQLLNTGLHSDGLIQAAKRLLSDERSPKRRKILTDLLLNLEDRSELESRKEDEDWFKGIDARFKTKSSYMKFNCEGRIRGYMKEVLDTSKAVENDKVRAECVKTSECLVEMLKSVRYNGRYFDRMENAPDCFCTKEGWFTCQGSFDQDHCLSLHSINPYSSKESRIVFSTWNLDHRIEKKRTIIPTLMEALQNHKSKVINLDYFYRLLFTKENLKLVHIVCHKKGAHNLMCDEDQVFIPTSSTDKGRRTKKKKRRLQ
- the dffb gene encoding DNA fragmentation factor subunit beta isoform X1, whose protein sequence is MSNPRSFQCPGDSGEEKLPLNGRNLQQIQDSKWTVICFDQFRGRGETKMDVNIEERTSVAGECRPPGRQGGETSGSAITRTNSGGQQHPEVARRRAQKKKKTKRTEALPLSGAHLCLYADGTKVTEEFFQTLPDNTELVLLSRDQTWSGGVVYDIGQLLNTGLHSDGLIQAAKRLLSDERSPKRRKILTDLLLNLEDRSELESRKEDEDWFKGIDARFKTKSSYMKFNCEGRIRGYMKEVLDTSKAVENDKVRAECVKTSECLVEMLKSVRYNGRYFDRMENAPDCFCTKEGWFTCQGSFDQDHCLSLHSINPYSSKESRIVFSTWNLDHRIEKKRTIIPTLMEALQNHKSKVINLDYFYRLLFTKENLKLVHIVCHKKGAHNLMCDEDQVFIPTSSTDKGRRTKKKKRRLQ
- the c2h1orf174 gene encoding UPF0688 protein C1orf174 homolog encodes the protein MTHKMPGQFNRLKSRKRKASSGVKSTRKRHQVSTRSMSPRMNFAGESSTAFSGYSKADADGLERNPITCNCHQSASRTKCSASSGLEEWEGKENELRIKVDLDSCKVNGTLEKQDSGDIECEDMGKNLFPDDDSNQILPVEQFFGNLEVVQDFPQRPSTTSGCFQRERRRRRHYYAREDSNEEEVDNGSTQGD